AACACCTTGTCAGCATTTGACTAACTGAGTGTCCATACGTAAGGGTACACCCCAAGTTCCGGAATACAAATTGGGACAAAAGGTAACTTTTTAATAAATAAATTGTACCACCAAAGAGTTAAAATTTGTTTTTTAAAGGTATTTTTGATATAATTCTTTAAATAAACGTGAAATAAACTTGAGCTTTTGGCATAGCTCTAAGGATAAAGTCATAAAAAGCCATCTGTAAAAAAATCTGATAAAAATCTGACATTAGGGCAAAAACGGGCCGTTTTTTAAGGTTTCAGGAGTTTGCAGGAATTGTCATGTATTTTGGTTTTGAAGTGAAATTGCCGTCGATAAATGTTAAACGAACATTATTGAGTCGTAACATGGGGCTGTAGCTCAGCTGGGAGAGCGCTTCCTCGGCAAGGAAGAGGCCGACGGTTCAAGCCCGTTCAGCTCCACTTTTTATAGAGAGATAAAGATAGAGAAAGAACTAAGAACAGAGTTAAAATAAAAGAGTAGAAAGTAAATAGAAAGTGTATATGGTTTGGTAATTTACTTTCTATTTTACTGGCTGCTCTTGAATTTTTTATGCGTGCTGGAGGAGTTCCGCTGGATATATTTACTGATGAAATAACGCTTTCTACCAAGGGAAACGGGGATGTATTGAACATAACTGAAGCGGTGGAAAGCGTTATAAAAGACAGCAAAATTGCAGAAGGGCTTGTAAATGTGTCCGTGGTGGGCTCTACGGCTGCTATCACGACTATAGAGTTTGAGCCGGCGCTTGTAAAGGACTTGCAGGAAGTTTTAGAGAAACTCGTTCCTTCAGGTAAAGAATATCACCACGACAAGACATGGGGCGATGCGAACGGATTTTCTCATATTAGATCGGCTTTAATAGGTACAAGTAGAGCATTTTCCTTAAAAGGCGGGGAACTGATGCTTGGCACATGGCAGCAGATTATATTGGCTGATTTTGATAACAGAAAGCGTACGAGAAAAGTTATAGTCCAGGTAGTGGGAAAATGAGCGAACTAAGGATAATAGCAGGTACGGCAAGAGGAAGAAAAATAAAGACTTTCAAAGATGACTTGTCAGTAAGACCCATCCTTGCCAGGATGAAAAAGTCTGTTTTCGATATTTTAAAAACCAGGATATGCGATTCATCTTTTTTAGATCTGTATGCAGGAACAGGCGCAGTAGGCATTGAGGCCATTTCGAGAGGTGCCAGGCACGCTGTTTTTGTCGATGCAGATAACAAGTGTGTTAATCTCATTAAGGAAAATTTAAAAAATTTGAAGTTTGACGCAGTCTCGGATGTGTATCAATCTGATGTGTTAAAAGGGCTTGAATGGCTAAGGGCTAAATTCGACCTTGTCTATATGGGGCCGCCTTACAAAGATAAAGATAAAGTGCCTCTTTCGCTTGTAAACCCGACGCTTGAAGCTATTGAAAAAGCAGGTATTTTAATGCCGGGCGGGATAATCATAGCACAGCATCATAAGAAAGAGATGGTGTCTAATATTGGAGCACTTGTAGAAGTAAGGAATGAAAAATACGGAGATACAATAATATCATTTTACGAAAAAGCAGCAGGGTAATAAAATGGCAAAAAAAATAAACGTAATAAAATTCGGCGGAAGCCTGAGCAAAAATAGGAAAGCCTGGAACAGGTTCCTTGATGACATTGCAGTTTTGTCAAAAAAAAGTAAATATGTTATTATTCATGGCGGTGGGCCTGAAATAAACGCCTGGCTTGATAAACTTAATATAAAAACGAAGTTTATAAATGGTTTAAGGTACACGGATGAAAAGACCCTGGAAGTAGTTGAAATGGTTTTAAGCGGCAAGGTCAATAAAACAATAGTTTCAGAGCTTCTTAAAAGAAAAGTCAATGCCGTTGGTATATCATGCAAAGACGGTTTTACCTGCATAGCAAAAAAAAATAAAAAACTTGGGCTGGTAGGCGAGCCGTTGAAGGTAAATACAGGGCTTTTAAATATACTTCTTAAAAACGGATATTTACCTGTGATTTCATCATTGGCTATATCTGAAGAAGGTGAGACTTTAAATGTCAATGCTGATTCCATAGCGATGGCTGTTTCAAAGGCGCTGAAAGCGGAAAAACTGATCCTTCTTACTGATGTAGAGGGTATTCTAGATAGGAACAATGAAACTATCCGGTCTATCCGCTCAAAAGATATTAAAGGCCTTATAAAAAGTAACGTTGTTACAGGCGGGATGATACCCAAAGTCCAAGCTTGTTTTGATTCTATAAGGTGCGGGATAAAACAAGTATGGATCGTTTCGGGTGTTTTAGGGATAAAAAAACTTAAAGGTACATTGATAACAAAATGAGGAAAAATAAAATGAAACATATAATAAAACTTGAAAAAGAATTCGTTTTTCAAACATACAAAAGGCACGAGCTTTATCTGATAAAAGGCAAAGATAAGTATGTTTGGGATTACAACGGAAAAAAATACCTTGATTTCTTTGCAGGGATAAGCGTGTGCAATGTCGGGCATTGCCATCCAAGGGTGGTTAATGCCATAAAAA
Above is a window of Candidatus Liberimonas magnetica DNA encoding:
- a CDS encoding secondary thiamine-phosphate synthase enzyme YjbQ gives rise to the protein MRAGGVPLDIFTDEITLSTKGNGDVLNITEAVESVIKDSKIAEGLVNVSVVGSTAAITTIEFEPALVKDLQEVLEKLVPSGKEYHHDKTWGDANGFSHIRSALIGTSRAFSLKGGELMLGTWQQIILADFDNRKRTRKVIVQVVGK
- the rsmD gene encoding 16S rRNA (guanine(966)-N(2))-methyltransferase RsmD codes for the protein MSELRIIAGTARGRKIKTFKDDLSVRPILARMKKSVFDILKTRICDSSFLDLYAGTGAVGIEAISRGARHAVFVDADNKCVNLIKENLKNLKFDAVSDVYQSDVLKGLEWLRAKFDLVYMGPPYKDKDKVPLSLVNPTLEAIEKAGILMPGGIIIAQHHKKEMVSNIGALVEVRNEKYGDTIISFYEKAAG
- the argB gene encoding acetylglutamate kinase — protein: MAKKINVIKFGGSLSKNRKAWNRFLDDIAVLSKKSKYVIIHGGGPEINAWLDKLNIKTKFINGLRYTDEKTLEVVEMVLSGKVNKTIVSELLKRKVNAVGISCKDGFTCIAKKNKKLGLVGEPLKVNTGLLNILLKNGYLPVISSLAISEEGETLNVNADSIAMAVSKALKAEKLILLTDVEGILDRNNETIRSIRSKDIKGLIKSNVVTGGMIPKVQACFDSIRCGIKQVWIVSGVLGIKKLKGTLITK